gttttcttttctttagGAAGACATGAAGACCATGCCAAGAGAACAGCTTGAGGAAATAATATTGGGGGTCCTAGATGAGAACCCTGGTCTTATATTGGACTTTCATAAGCCAGTAGCCAGGGGTGAAGGTGGATACCATCCACCTGAGGGTGCTGAGTCACCAGACTGGTGTGTGTGTGGAAAATGCAGGGAAATGCCAACCCAGGCAGAGCGAATATGCTGCGAAAGGGAGCCAAGACACTGCTTTTCTCTACTGCCTGTAAGTGACAAATGTTATCTAAAGGTTTTAATGATAAAAGAACATGACCTCTATGTCAACTTGCCAGATACAGATCgatcatgatagtatgaaagtatttgaagtttgaaagcaatcgccttgatactttagaattaacaaaatattcaaagttactaagttgaaaaagggcaataattccgtccaaatgccaaccagagttatgaaacttgtcatgtacagtccgcttatgatagttagcgagtgttgcaagtctgaaagcaatagctatgatactttatgagtaaagtggaccaaaaaacaaaacttaacaaaatgtttaattttctttgtataaaaagggcacataattctgtcaaaatgccagccagtgTTGAATGCAAAAGCTTTGATTCTATATgataaaagtggacctaaacacaaaacttaaccggacgccaacgctcaggtgatgacaatagctcataattttttttctcaaaaaataatgagctaaaaatggctacAAATTACCAATAACACTtgcatgtgtgtatgtttacaaatcATGAgacaataatgattttaaattaattgtcAAGTTGTTAATTTAGGACTTCACAGTTCTTGTGCTGGACCCTGCAGTACTGAGACTGGCGAGACTGCAGCGAAGGGACATTCTTCTGCTGGATGATGCTGATGAAGAGGACCCGCACAAGGCCAACAGACATGCTGCCTACAGACAATATATACTGTGGGCACATGGAAGGCTTGGAGTAGGCAACAGAAGAGTTATTCCATCATGCTGTGTTTGGGCGATCAGAGACAAGTACCCTAACCCCTTCCAAATTTATGTGGGTTTTGTTCCTGCCCGTCTTGTTTGAAAAGGTGTGACATTAACCCTACAGCTATGAAAGGCATCAGCTTGAATTATGGTCATGCAGGGCTTGTTTTCCTTCTGTAACAAGGGCCTTATGAAGGCCCCTTCCCTAAGGAAACTTCTTTAAAAAATCATGCGTTTTACCCCAAATAATATGCTTACTTTGGGAAATGTGTTCCCCTTTttcatttttgttgaaaaaaatttCCCCAAAATTGAAGGCCATGCCCtttcccaaatcaagaaaaaaagccctgtcatgtattgcaaaacaacaaatcatcaactttttatttatgaaacattatcattttgaataaaacaatataataaagtattaataatagtgatttttggtaaattataaaattaatacaaattttCTGTGTTGTAAATGTGTCTCCCAATATtataatgttaaccctttacatcctgggaaatttgtcgtctgctaaaatgtggtctgctgaatttctaaaattagcattttcattgatttttttaaagaatactatcagcatagcaaacagtttggatcctgatgagacgccacgttctgtgtcaTATCATCtgtatctaaactgtttgcaaaggccttcaaaattcggttcccgcactgagtcaaagtatttttattttatgtttatttaagttGCCTTACTGTCTCTGGTAAGATTGTAAACTTGCAAACTATGTAATAAATTGGTCCATTAAGCTTTCACGTCGGTCAGTCTCTTTTGTTGTAAACCAAATTTCTTATTGCAACTTAATTATTGAATTTGGTGTAGTTGTTTTATACCGCTGGAACAAGACACTGATATTGGCATTGATACCTCATAAGTTAAGGTCACAGGTTCATTTAAATAACTTTCTGTGACAGCCTTGTCCAAGTGTGGTCATTAGTTCTGTTGTCCCACTTCATAATTTGTATAGGTGTTGCATTCATCAATaagacccatattgattttggcgTTAATACCTTCAAGGTCAagaaaaattgtattgttaatgTGTATAACGGTGTTTATTGACATGATATATGACACCCTTGTATGAGTGATATTGCAAAGTTCTGTTTGACTTTCCGTCTTcacattttgtataatttttgtttatgACAAGACAAAAGTATCCATTTGTATTGATACACCAAAGGTGAAagtcatattttaatttcaatatatatatgtattgtgtCTAAGTGTGTGTCTTAGTGATAAATCTCAACTTTGGTATGGAAGTTGCATGTAACTAGTTCTGTTCAGAGGTCAAAGTCATATTTTAGCCTTTCAATTTTATAACACATAACATATAACAGCTGTATGGACATTTTAGGGGGAAgacatgtttcacaaacattccTTGTTTATTTCGTATATCCATTTTACTTGTTTGTAATTTAATTAGTTACACTATTTTCTGTGTGAATAAGTCCACGTATGTTGTATTGTTAGCAGTTTGTTCAAACTGTGTTAACTTTTATGtaattgataaacatttttgCATAGAACAATTTATATATgcgtcgcattctgagaaaactgggcataatgcatgtccgtaaggtatcgtcccatattagcctgtgcagtcggcataggctaatctggaaaaacactccgcttttatggtatttttcgtttaaaggaagtcctttattaccaaaaatcttgtttagggtTAAAGTGTCTtccacgattagcctgtgcggactgcacaggctaatctcggacaacactttacacacaggcattttgtccagttttctcaaaacgcaaCACATATGATGcatgtatatgatatttgttatagagtattttatgcattaaatgaaaaaacagcatataaataagtttgtttatttttattggcaGTAAGAATATCAACATGTTAACCACTACATAAGTATATATGCACAGTCATTACAAATAACATGCAATTTCAGTAACTTAAGACAGAAAATTCAAGTATCAAACTGCTTTGCAATTGCTTCTGActtattaaagtaatttttttatttagttttgtttggaaCGCTGCATACTAAGATTCAATGCTAAGAGCatgtttgacaaaattacaacaaaggtaacatgtatgttatttttttataatgtctaCAAGGATATAAATATTACCTCGAGCTGAGTAGCCTTTGCCCCTAAAATTTGTGATGCGCTCAAatgtttttagaaaaaatattttgtaatctTTACAAAAAGTTTGGCTCATGTGTTCAAAATGTTAATTGATATCCATGGTCTATGTAACTATGTTTGAACTTCGgtttttttacttatattttgaatgaaattatgtaaaaaaaaataaacacatttctaCAGAAACCAAAAGACAATGGTTGCAAAATATACATTGCAATTAATTCTGTATTCAGTCAGCAAGCAACAACAATGAAGGctaacataaatgataaaatagGAGTTGTTTTTAGAACAAAATAATTACTGTATATCATGTCAATTACAAgcagaaatatttaataacatattaaatcaTTACACCAATGAATATCATTCACAActcacccaagctattgctaatCTGGGGGTCTGTCTAATCAAAGACAGTACTACAAGGTTAACTTacggttgaattttgaaatattaaaatataagttattttgatctgtttgtttcaaatataaaggatatttgacagctaatttgaaaatgtgcaacaaaagtaattataaatgtgacgGTTACATATTTATGGCACTTTAAAAATTGCATCGCATGGTGCCAATGTTGTAGGATGTTTGATATGACTGGCCCTGGCTTCTTCCAATACCATATGCCTTTCGCAATGAACCTTATTCACAAAATAATTTATCCTCTGGTCTTGAAACCCCTTAACTCAAACACAAAAATGCACTGAAGGTACATCATCATTTGACACCATTTCATCAAATCAATCTTACTAATAGGGACTCCTTACAGCAACAATTAATTAAGGTTGCCACCAACTTTAAAACAGCCGTCTACTCCCAGCGTCTTTCACTTTTCCCAGTGTTAGATAAAAAAAGTAGCGACCATTAATTGTAGGGTTACCTAGCCTTGACAAATGTGTTCCCTTGTGTGGATAACATAATGTGAACCAAAGAACTTTAAAGTTGCCTAGACAGGGACCTTGGCTTAAACGTTCACAATGAAAAGTCCAagttaaaaaatggccataaccaTGTAAAAATCATTGATGGATACCTGCCTAATCAAGTTCCCCTGAACAAGCAATCCAAGTAAgtctaaatattttttatgatttcagATAAATAGATTTTTAACAACAAGAATGAAATTTCAAACTTGagaatattatatatttcaacaagagctgtgtttgtgaaacacaatgcccccacccATATATTCTacattgatctttgaccttgcaggatgaccttgacctttcaccactcgaaatatgcagctacatgagatagacacgcatgccaaatatcaagttgctatcatcaatattgcaaaagttatggcaaagtttaacaagggctgtttgtaaaacatgcatgccccccatatgggctctccgttgtagtgagagccattgtgtgaatatgttttttgtcaccgtgaccttgacctttgacctagtgacctgaaaatcaataggggtcatctgcgagtcctgatcaatctacctatcaagtttcatgatcctaggcctaagcgttcttgtgttatcatccggaaaccattttactatttcgggtcactgtgaccttgacttttgacctagtgacctgaaaatcaataggggtcatatgccagcaatgatcaatgttcctatgaactttcatgatcctaggcctaagcattcttgagttatcatccggaaaccatttggtggacagacCAAATAACGGacaaacatgtgcaaaacaatacatCTCTTCTtatttgaagggggggggggggggcataacaagtCTGATTTCTGAATAGGTACATGGACTCACTTTTTTTGCTGTACAGATGCATATAGCTTTGAAGGTTGTAATAAATTTACAACATGTAGCTAGCAATGACTTTTTTCCTTTTATATCTGTAATCCTTCTTTAATGCATGATTGATTTTTATCTTACCCATTTGAGATACAACGCTGATCCAATGAAATAATCTGTGACACAGATATTGGTTGGATCTGTGCATCCTGTCACTGAACAGGACATCACTTTAATACGGGCTAGAGACAAGATTGCCGAGACATATGCAAAACAGACAGCGGAACCTATCAAGTGCACACTGTCTGCCTCAGTCTTTAGCCTTTGAATGCCAGGACAAGGGTCATCATCTGCAGACTCTTCTTctgcatcagcatcatcatcacaaccatctTTTCCAAATGCCTCTTCTTCAAATGCTGCTTCCTCATAGTTTTGGTTAACAGCATCTGGTCTGAAAAAAAATCGGCATTAAACCTAAAAATTCATTTATCATTTTATCGAATCTGGAACTTAAGTTCTGCAGGAAAAGCCTATAAGATAACTAACatattatacatgtttgtatacatttgttaaatatgtaATGTTTAAGGTTTTACTCAATATTGAATTAGGCAAATACATTCCCtttattatacatttgttttcaaaatctcacaatcaatctcatttattattttgaaagtttgtctatatcattttaaacattgattGAGAAAAGTGTCTGCCAACCAGGAAGCATTGCTTTCACTTCAAACAACTCAGTAAATTCATAATGcagcttaaaaaataattaatgaaaggAATATATATTAAACAGGTAATTAGAGGATTAAACTGtacaatttatgttattttgacTCCTAAATAGCTTTATGATTTGAATATGTGTACTATGCAAATATATTTAACTATTCAACAGAGAAGCGTAATTAAACATGTAAtcacaggggttttttttactaagaaagtgacgccgatattcggcgtcttcccctaccagaattttttccctcaaaatacaatttccccaccaaaaatatcatttttcactaaattataatattttctctcaaagaaatgtttatttttcctttgggcattcgacaattatccaatttgcaccatgttcaacgatctcgctctctctctctctctccagacgaacacaaaaaatctgggaatcccagttattctaaatatagctcttaaattatgtcatgtaaactgggcaactaatcgtaataatcatgtgactattttactggataccggtcttgcgcgagaagggtgtttcgtcaatttattaccggaaaccagttgaattttcatccgggctatgtgcaagccaagatataaacgtgaaaacagaaaaaaaatgtctcacaattggcgttcttacacaaacaaaataaaacattcggactcggaagatactgaacgcatcgaggcattttctaagaaagaatcatcgaaaaccgttataacccagcaggattctgaggtaatcaacatcgaacattgtgaaagtgaaagtagacaatcggcagctgccgctcctttcccttccaatactgtagcagatcaagatcgtcaacccattcatcatgaaattgaaatcacaaaattgacatcgtcccccggccccagtacagaaatatagttgaaaacatttcccattatcaaGATCTACACCCATCTATTAagaactttgactttaatacgtgttaaatgtgtttaagaacaaaaaggacagagacaagcctcttttaatgagttatagacattgaaatgaacagtttttattttttcccctaatttgtctctttcgcactcttttttcccctgtcacccagcgtccagcgtcttcccctttctctaaaaaattTAAGCAATAAAcagtttttaattttatgtatcaCTTAGTTTTAATTAAGTGTGCCTTTAAAAGGctgtttaaatataacatattgtatCATTCCCTACAATATATGATATTCAGCAAAAACTAAACTGTTAGAACTTACAAGACAGCTTCAAAGCTGAAACTAGGTTCATAGTCCGAGTCGTTTTCATCTTCATCCTCATCCTCAATATTTGTGACATCGATGGACAGGCTGTTAATAAGAGACACACACTCCAATTTTGTTTTCTGTCACTGTTCGTATATCCAAAtcaaaatgcatgtttgtttaattaatttcgaGTTGATGAATCCAACATAATGAACTGAATTATAGTTCTGATAACCATGTGTTTACATTTCATTGAGAAAGCTGGTATATGTAGAATTATTTATACTCATGATACAGTACCAGTTACTGGTAACAAGCCTTCTTGAAAAAAAACAGAGGCGAATGAGGTATGCAACACATTTTGAAGAACAACTTTTATCTATGATAATTGTTCACAAAAACACTTTTTTAACAATGATTTACTGTATAACATTTTGCTTACTTAAAAGGGTCTGTGAATGAGGCAAACTTTGGGTTGGATGTTATTCCATGGCCCTTTTTCCGCACTGAAGGAACCGTGGTACAAGTTCCTATCACCTCTGTACCACCGGCATGACTGATGTCAGTTCCAGGTGCTGTCATTGTGGTCTCATAATCTGAGGAGCTTTTGCCTTCTGTGGCAGTTATGGTTGTTAcactgaaataattatttttaaaaaatacatttaatgtccAGTTATTTTCCTATATTATAAGTGTAAACTTTAAAAGGTATACTTTTCAGCTTCAAATAACTTTTGATGATGTTATTAtcttgataattaaaaaaatccaaattgatTGTGTGTCTTTTTTCGGCTTATATTGGGGCAGAAAAGGGGCCAAAAAGAAGAAAATTTTCCCACATAGAAGTAAACAATTCCCAATATGGAGTtgtttttgagcattttttttattgaataatggcTGATACAATtgcaaaataacaaacatttgaatTGTAGATGGAAATTAGATGAaaatttataacatatcaaaaaaGCTCATGATTTCCCAAGTCAGGAAACATTTTCCCAATTCAATAGGCCCGGGCTCCATtcccaaaataaagaaaaatcaatgaaatattaatttttaaaaatctaaATAATTAAAGCAAGAAAAGAGatgtactttaaataaaaaaaaattaaccgtTAAACAAAAGTTATGATTTATTATTCTGCTTGATTTGATGCACATGcttttttgttcaatcaaacaTTCACAAggaaattaactctttcagtgcgggaaccgaattctgaaggcctttgcaaacagtttggatccagatgagacgccacaaaatgtggcgtctcatctggatccaaactgtttgctattctgatagtattctttgaaaaacaaatcgaagaaaatgcttattttagaaattcagcagacaacattttagcagacgacaaatttcccagtatgcaaagggttaaaattcaTAAGCAATCTCAGTAAGTTTTATCTTGCCTCTCTGCTTCACTGGAAATGGAAGATATTCCAGATACTGGAGGTTCAAAAACAGATGGTCTTGTTTTGAATGGAGTGCTTGTTGTAGCTTTCTGTTCTACTTTCTTCCCACAGCTGGAAAtactgaaaacaaacattatgacAAACATGAAAATTCTTGCAACACATGTtgtattgaataaatgaaaattgcacacaGTATGCAACAAAATGGTTTGGAAGATTATCATCGTTATTCTTTGTTcgctgtatatattcaaactatctaataatatgtaatatatacgTACAAATACATGGAAATAACATTTCTTCACCTAAAACAAGAATAATAGAAAAGTAAACAACACTAGTCACTATTTTTATTCGTACTCGTACTCGTAGGCTACTCACTGATCTAAAAGAAAACGGGCGGTTTCCTCGTTCGATCGAAATTTGTGCTGCCTTTGAAAGTCTCTCCACCTTACAACTTCACTTCCAATAGTAATACGGCCAAGATTATACGATGTTTTCGCATCCTTTCTGCGTTTCGATTTTTCTTCAATCGATAGTGTACGCTTTCTCTTTGCAATtgacgccatttttgttttgaatgtctgGCCTCTTCACCTTTGACTTGCTCACGTGATACACAATGTCTTGTGCCGACCAATCAAAATTTGTTGCCGGAAAATCGGCCGGAATCGCTCGGCATGATttagtaaacagcgatgtaaataaactgattgtttgtaaacacgattgacttggaggacactgtattttgagctcaaaacaagttgtattgctcatatttttatggtaatgtccaatagcatatatatattgttttttaataacctttataaataaaataaggaaaagatatttaaaaatcggtaaataattacggattgtCACCTTTATAGTGGCTTTAATAACATTCCAGGTGTAGAATTCTTGAGCTTCATGCAGAATgagatacagtattccagtttctgacttctgttgacactgtgatgttcctgaaaaaaaaaggtttctataatgttcgtgtattaaagattttaatgatcgtaatctaatattaactaaaaaattgctaaaacaaggctttttgtatcataacctaagaaataaatttgctagattttactctaagtatggtgatttaatttcaaaatataatgtttctttaaaatggcatttaaataatggaatctcccatccatcattttacggagatgttttgaagcgtgtccgcaaattaaaatatgttaaaccaaatgttcatattaaacttttcaatttaattaacttgtttttatcaaaaggatacgatgcttatgtacttaaaaacacgtgtttgatggttttcgattcactatatctttcttcccttaaaatttggaatcataagtgatattataggcatttttcaatgttgaataaaattgtgtcattgtgtcgtatgaacaaatctgcatgaatactacattataggcatttttcactgttgaataaaattgtgtcattgcgtcgtatgaacaaatctgcatgtaaactacatttggactcaaatcgtacatcaaatcatttctgtcttcagttgtcataacacttatatactgtttgattccaataatgtcgctttaatggaattaccatttgtattcatttgcttcttaatattaaatcacgtaaacttgttttattagtagcacagcccgattaatatttttatttagtactgcccttggaatttgtttacgtcattatgtcattatggatttttgtgacgtcatacaaccgactttcccagttgtaatctacatgcataggtcattgggtttataacgttccatttctttcttgtttgatttaattatttttaatttgtttagcagtcacataaacaaccaagctatgtaatatggaatttttacacccattattgctgcttcttcctgtattatgcgatgattatctgagatattaactctatgattctacattctcaaatcttttctataaagaaggaatgtagttgacaattattaatagttttatttgatcgttcgtcaaaaagttgtaattctgttactcttgtatcttcaatgcaattgagtaattaaatagtaattaaattgaatgcgttttaattcccttttattattgtttatttgagttacaatgctatgacgttaaattttatttacacttgaatgtattatgaatatttctgggccaagtgtgaggttgagcgctctataaccaggtttaaacccccaatgctttgcattgaccgttccaaggcggtgaccccagctttattcatattttgtgtttatgttggtttgtattgtgctgtattgtgctgttttgtactgtttgggcaatcggtcacttgccttaaataaaggaccaactaattgtttttaatgaaaattcaatactgctccagcagctggagtttcacttctttatattctataagttataacaataaaccattcaataacatttaaagacagcatagttatctgttttaaaataattgttcttttcaaagaaaagtattttaccaaaggtaatcaaacttctaatttgcccaaacttaacaaataatatatttttccataccccacccgcttttggcatgtttcgtttttacctactttaaacacaatacaatcaaaataaagcataaacatgaactacaattaaatcaaagatactaagctcataacaaattacaaaaaaatcataccatataagttatatctgcaaattattgggaaattataattgcatcaacacagaactctatgcagacgcactgcagtagatgatcgagtacccccccccccccccgaccccacttaatccactcagagttgtctcccttaaaataatgtcgaaaaggtcaatggcagccgaaatacacatatataataaacaagttttacggaTACCACCCGCTTACCATTCAGATAACGTGACTAAGCACAGGTTTAAACTGTTACATATATTAaaatccggtttgcaatcaatgaatccactagaatcattatgtaatgcgaaaacttgctgcttgcttgtttttcatatgaccgtcacgATCTGTGCCGCCCTGACCGGCAGTCCCGGTCCCGAAAGCGCTTTCCTTTTGTGACATGTTCCGCAGCGCCtgcgtgtgtttgtgttttattgtcgtgtaaattaaacaaaaagtaatgGCGAGCCAGTTATAAATGGTCGATCTCTATTAAGTCGACATCTTCATTCGTAACACCAGAAAAAATTGTACGCCctattattgacagtatattaaataaaacaaaagttattgctttattgtgtacaaaactgcttgtaatagcaagttaacactacatgtacaatttattattaattctggtcctttgaacataaatactccttaaaattatcggattttgatttttactcatcaattaaaaaattcatgagtgaaatacccctcggctgaaaaaattatctggagctctggctaTAGCATGATTCCCCCCTCTAGCAACACAATTCAAAGAAACCGTTTCAAACGGGCCT
This sequence is a window from Dreissena polymorpha isolate Duluth1 chromosome 16, UMN_Dpol_1.0, whole genome shotgun sequence. Protein-coding genes within it:
- the LOC127862138 gene encoding uncharacterized protein LOC127862138, which gives rise to MSSTSSSSSNSIFDSPVRLGKRRASQRRASPSTSATESPIRPARGRGRGRGKGKGPASRKGKKSVREADPNRDEVALSVIQTRKDRFREDMKTMPREQLEEIILGVLDENPGLILDFHKPVARGEGGYHPPEGAESPDWCVCGKCREMPTQAERICCEREPRHCFSLLPDFTVLVLDPAVLRLARLQRRDILLLDDADEEDPHKANRHAAYRQYILWAHGRLGVGNRRVIPSCCVWAIRDKYPNPFQIYVGFVPARLV
- the LOC127862137 gene encoding uncharacterized protein LOC127862137 isoform X1, whose amino-acid sequence is MASIAKRKRTLSIEEKSKRRKDAKTSYNLGRITIGSEVVRWRDFQRQHKFRSNEETARFLLDHISSCGKKVEQKATTSTPFKTRPSVFEPPVSGISSISSEAESVTTITATEGKSSSDYETTMTAPGTDISHAGGTEVIGTCTTVPSVRKKGHGITSNPKFASFTDPFNLSIDVTNIEDEDEDENDSDYEPSFSFEAVLPDAVNQNYEEAAFEEEAFGKDGCDDDADAEEESADDDPCPGIQRLKTEADSVHLIGSAVCFAYVSAILSLARIKVMSCSVTGCTDPTNICVTDYFIGSALYLKWVR
- the LOC127862137 gene encoding uncharacterized protein LOC127862137 isoform X2; this encodes MASIAKRKRTLSIEEKSKRRKDAKTSYNLGRITIGSEVVRWRDFQRQHKFRSNEETARFLLDHISSCGKKVEQKATTSTPFKTRPSVFEPPVSGISSISSEAESVTTITATEGKSSSDYETTMTAPGTDISHAGGTEVIGTCTTVPSVRKKGHGITSNPKFASFTDPFNLSIDVTNIEDEDEDENDSDYEPSFSFEAVLERGRRWTLGDRGKKSAKETN